ACAGTTTTAGTTCCGCTGGAGTCATATTTTTTCTAAGAACTCGTGCTAACTTTTTTGCATGTTCAGCAGGAGGCGGTAGTTCGGAAGTTTGCATTATTTTAAAATCCCCACCATAATCCTCCCCGAGGAGGGGAGGAGATGAATGGCAATTGCTATGTGGTCCTCCCCTAATGGGGAGGAAATAAAGGTGGGGTTTTTAATTTCTGCATCAAGTTTTCTCACCTAAATTGCCCCTTTTATTTATCCCGCTTTCCCCTGCGCCGCCACAGCCGCAGCTTTTTTAGCAATGGCTTCTTGATCTCCCAAATAATAATGTGAAATAGGATTTAATGATTCATCCAATTCATAAACCAATGGAACGCCTGTTGGAATATTTAATCCAACAATTGCCTCATCAGAAATCTTATCTAAGTATTTAACCAGGGCGCGGAGAGAATTCCCATGGGCGACAATTAATACTTTCTTTCCGGACAAAACAGACGGTGCGATAGTTTCATGCCAATATGGGAGAAACCGATCCACCGTATCTTTTAAACATTCTGAAGCGGGCAATTCATTTTCATTTAAATCAGCATAACGATTATCAAAACGAGGATGCCGTTCATCATGAATTTCCAATGGCG
The nucleotide sequence above comes from Candidatus Neomarinimicrobiota bacterium. Encoded proteins:
- a CDS encoding 2,3-bisphosphoglycerate-dependent phosphoglycerate mutase, whose protein sequence is ERHYGALQGLNKAETAQKYGNDQVLVWRRSYNTPPPPLEIHDERHPRFDNRYADLNENELPASECLKDTVDRFLPYWHETIAPSVLSGKKVLIVAHGNSLRALVKYLDKISDEAIVGLNIPTGVPLVYELDESLNPISHYYLGDQEAIAKKAAAVAAQGKAG